The stretch of DNA CACCATTTTTATTTAATAATTGTTGATGGTTACCTTGTTCAAGGATATGACCATCATCAATGACAAGGATTTCATCTGCTTTTTCAATCGTTGATAGCCGGTGAGCAATCACAATTGACGTCCTATTTTTTTGTAACTCTTCTAATGCTTGTTGAATGGCTCTTTCTGATTCGGTATCAAGAGCTGAAGTTGCTTCATCTAAGATTAAAATAGGATTATCTCTTAATAGTGCGCGAGCTATTGCAATGCGTTGCCGTTGTCCACCAGATAGTAGCACGCCATTTTCACCTACCCAAGTATCAAAACCATTTTCCATTTTCATGATGAAATCATAAGCATAAGCATGTCGAGCTGACTGCTCGATTTGTTCTCGCGTAAATTTATTGCTACAACCATAAGTAATATTATTGGCGATAGTATCATTAAATAAATGGACATTTTGTGATACGAAGCCAATTTGTTCTCTTAAACTATATAAGGTGTAATCTTTAATATTTTTGTTATCAAGTAAGATTTCACCTTGCTCAATATCATAAAAACGCATCATAAGACTTGCAATGGTAGATTTTCCTGAGCCCGAACGCCCAACTAAAGCAATGGTTTTACCTGCTTCAATTGAAAAATTAATATTTTTTAACGCGGGTTGTTGGCGAGTTGGATAGGTAAATGTAACATTTTTAAAGCCTATATTACCTTTTACTCTATCAATATTTAAATGGCCGTCGTCTTTTTCAATCGGTAAATCAAATATCGCAAATAATGTTTGGCAGGCCGCCATTCCTTTTTGAAATTGCGCGTTAACATTGGTCAGGTTTTTAATTGGTTGCATCAGCGCAATCATTGACGAAAAAACAACGGTGAATGCACCTGGCGAAATATCAATACTTGGATTTGCAGCCATAAAAAGCATAAAGGCAATAGCAAATGAAATAACAACTTGAATTAACGGTGTTGATAGCGCTGTAACGGCGACCATTCGCATCCCGCTACGTCTAAAATGGTTACTTGCTTTTATGAAATTTTTATCTTCAACTTCTTGAGAGCCAAAAAGAATAATATTTTTATGCCCTTTAAGCATTTGTTCAACTGAGGCGCTAACACCTCCCATTGAATTTTGCATATTTTTTGCTAATTTCCGAAAACGAGTGGAAATTAAGGCGATCAATACAATAACAATCGGTGCTACGACAATCAAAGCGAGTGATAACTGCCAGCTATTTAAAAACATGGTAGTTATTAAGCCAATAATAAATGCAGTTTCACGAACGATGGTAATTAGTGAGCTTGATGTTGCAGAGGCGACCTGCTGAGTATCATAAGTGATACGTGATAGTAATTTACCCGTTGAGCTTTGGTCAAAAAAGCTCGTTGGTGATTCAACCAAATGGTTAAATAATTGCTGGCGGATTTTGGTGACAACTTTACCTGATATATAAGTTAAGCAATAAGATGCGATATAATTGGTTACACCACGTAACAAAACTAGCCCAACTATATAAAAAGGGACAACTAATAAAAAATCGCGATCACCAGCAGCAAATCCTTTATTGAGTAATGGATTAAGCAGTGATATTAGTGATGTATCAGATGTTGCGGCTAATATTAAACAAATAATTGTTACAAATAAAATTAATTTAAACGAGACTAAATAAGGTAACAACCGTTTAAATGTTTTAATTGTTGAGACATCCTTGTCTAATACTTCATGATCAACTTTCATTATCAGTCCTATTACTATTTAAATTATTGTCAGCTAATAATTCTTCCTCAGCCAACAATGAATTTGATACACCATTAAATTGCGTATCATGCATTCTTGCATATATACCATTTTTAACTAATAGCTGTGCATGATTACCTTGTTCAATAATTCTTCCATTATCGATAACCAAAATACGATCCGCATTTTGAATAGTTGATAAGCGGTGAGCAATAACAAGGGTCGTTCGATTTTTACATAATTCATTAAATGAAGATTGCACAGCAATTTCTGACTCAGTATCTAGCGCTGAGGTTGCCTCATCTAAAATGATGATAGGATTATCGCGCAGTAATACACGCGCAATCGCAAGCCTTTGCCGCTGACCGCCTGATAATAGCGTGCCATTATCGCCAACGATAGTATCAAGTCCATACTCCATTTGCTCAATAAAATCCATTGCATTGGCTCTTTTAGCCGCATCGATAATTTGTTCTCGAGTATAATGCTCTGTTCGCCCATAAGCGATATTGTTTGCAATCGTGTCATGGAAAAGGTGTACTTGCTGTGATACTAATCCTATTTGTGAACGTAATGACGCTAGGGTATAGTCGCTAATATTGATGTCATCAATCATAATATTACCCGTTTCAATATCATAAAAACGAGTTAACAAGCTGGTAATGGTTGTTTTTCCTGAGCCGGAACGACCAACTAAAGCAATTGTTTCACCAGCTTTAATCTCAATATTGATATCATTAAGTGCTGGGCTATTTTGCGTTGGATAAGTATACGTAACATGTTTAAATTCAATATTGCCTTTTACTCTATCAACTTCTATCGTGCCGGTATCTTTTTCTAGTGGGGAGTCAAGCACAGCAAATAATGATTCGCAACCAATAAACCCTTGTTGTAGCTGCACATGAACTGACGTGAGTTCACGCATTGGCCGCATAATTGCAACCATTGCAGAGAAGACTAATGTAAAAGATCCAGGGCTAATATCAATATAACTACTTGCGACAATATACAATACTATACCTAAGCCAATGGCTGCAATTAACTGCGTAACTGGCGATGATAAACTCGATATTGCCATTATTTTTAACATGCCGCTGCGAACAACTTCGCTGGTTTCTTTAAAATTATCTTTTTCTTGCTGCTTTGCATTATAAATTAAGACTTCTTTATGACCTTTAAGCATTTGATCGGTAACGGTTGTAATTGTGCCAATCGATCGCTGCAAGGTTTTCATAATATCTTTAAATTTTTTGGCAATAAAATGTGCAGTTAACATAACCAGAGGAATAATCACTAAAACAATAAGCGCTAACTGCCAGCTGCCATAAAACATGACGATTAATAAGCCTATTGCGTACATTGTTTCACGAACAATAATTATGAGTGCATCAGATGAGGCTTGTGATACCATTTCAGCATTAAACGTGATTATTGAAACGGAGTCGCCCACCGAATTTTTATCGTGGTAGCTGACAGGGCTACGCATAAAATGAGAAAAAACCTGTTGGCGAAAGCTCATCACAACTTTACCCGATACCCATGATAAACAATAGGTTGATGCATAGTTGGTTAATCCTCGCAAGGTAATTAAGATAACAATGCCAATTGCAATCCAGATAATAAGTGAATAATCTTTATCCATTAACCCATTATCAAGTAACGGTTTAATTAGTGCTAATAACCCAGATTCTGCGCCAGCATTTAATACTAACCCTATGATTGCAAAAATTAATGCATGACGATAAGGCTTAATATAAGGCCATAAGCGCTTGAATATAGCCCATGAATAGGATTTTTTTAGTTTTTTCGTAAATAACATTTGCTCTTAATTATCCATATATAATTTATGACTATTTTATTTTCTGTGTGTGCTATCTGTAAATATCAATTTTTAAATACATTCGTTTTGTCAAAAGTTATAACCACTCGAATTATTTAATACTTTTAACATAAACTGGCCTTTTTTACCATAGAATCAAATGCGATTAATCATTTAGGCGTATCTTAAACATCGCCTATTTTGTAAATAGGTGCCTAATATCAAGGATATTTTAAATCTATATGTTTGATTGAAAGGGCTAGTTAACAGGGCGAAAGTTAACAAAATGTTATCGATTGATGTTTATCACTGCTAAAAATGTATTCATTAAGCGAAGTACACTCTAGGCTTTCTCTGTATGATTTGATGTTATTAACACGCAATTTTGCACATTTTTAGTTAGTAAGTCTTTGCCTTAACACCTTTTGCATGATTATCACTTCACCATCAAATAATGTTACAGTGTAAATGGCAACCTTATTTTTTATTGTCGCGATAGTTATTTAGTAAGGCTTATTCTTCAAGGCTAATATCTTTTGCTGAAATGCCTAAACGCTGCATACGCGATAATAGTGTTGTGCGTTTTATACCTAAACGATTAGCTGCGCCACGTGGGCCGGCTACCACACCGTTAGTTTCTTTTAGAATTTTGATAATTTGTTCTTTAAGTTGCTGATCATGAGATTGATTAATCGGCTGCAATGATTTTATTACAAGATCGCTTTTGTTCGGTACCGAATTTGAGGGGGTATATTTATCATCTAAACTTAAAAAAGAACGATTAATATGTAATGTCGGCCCTTTATTAATGATTACGGCGCGCTCAATAACATTGGCTAATTCACGAACATTACCAGGCCAGTGATATTCACTAAGCAATTTTAATGATTGTGATGAAATACTATCAATATTACGCTTCATCTGCTGAGAAAATCTTTCAATAAAAAACTGTACGAGTAGGGCTATATCACCATCACGTTCTCTTAATGGCGGGATTATAATTGGGAATACATTTAAACGATAAAATAGATCAGCTCTAAATCGTTTATCGATAATCATTTGGGTTAAATCACAATTGGTGGCGGAAATAACACGTACATCAACAGCAATCGATT from Orbaceae bacterium lpD04 encodes:
- the msbA gene encoding lipid A export permease/ATP-binding protein MsbA, producing the protein MLFTKKLKKSYSWAIFKRLWPYIKPYRHALIFAIIGLVLNAGAESGLLALIKPLLDNGLMDKDYSLIIWIAIGIVILITLRGLTNYASTYCLSWVSGKVVMSFRQQVFSHFMRSPVSYHDKNSVGDSVSIITFNAEMVSQASSDALIIIVRETMYAIGLLIVMFYGSWQLALIVLVIIPLVMLTAHFIAKKFKDIMKTLQRSIGTITTVTDQMLKGHKEVLIYNAKQQEKDNFKETSEVVRSGMLKIMAISSLSSPVTQLIAAIGLGIVLYIVASSYIDISPGSFTLVFSAMVAIMRPMRELTSVHVQLQQGFIGCESLFAVLDSPLEKDTGTIEVDRVKGNIEFKHVTYTYPTQNSPALNDINIEIKAGETIALVGRSGSGKTTITSLLTRFYDIETGNIMIDDINISDYTLASLRSQIGLVSQQVHLFHDTIANNIAYGRTEHYTREQIIDAAKRANAMDFIEQMEYGLDTIVGDNGTLLSGGQRQRLAIARVLLRDNPIIILDEATSALDTESEIAVQSSFNELCKNRTTLVIAHRLSTIQNADRILVIDNGRIIEQGNHAQLLVKNGIYARMHDTQFNGVSNSLLAEEELLADNNLNSNRTDNES
- the msbA gene encoding lipid A ABC transporter ATP-binding protein/permease MsbA, with product MKVDHEVLDKDVSTIKTFKRLLPYLVSFKLILFVTIICLILAATSDTSLISLLNPLLNKGFAAGDRDFLLVVPFYIVGLVLLRGVTNYIASYCLTYISGKVVTKIRQQLFNHLVESPTSFFDQSSTGKLLSRITYDTQQVASATSSSLITIVRETAFIIGLITTMFLNSWQLSLALIVVAPIVIVLIALISTRFRKLAKNMQNSMGGVSASVEQMLKGHKNIILFGSQEVEDKNFIKASNHFRRSGMRMVAVTALSTPLIQVVISFAIAFMLFMAANPSIDISPGAFTVVFSSMIALMQPIKNLTNVNAQFQKGMAACQTLFAIFDLPIEKDDGHLNIDRVKGNIGFKNVTFTYPTRQQPALKNINFSIEAGKTIALVGRSGSGKSTIASLMMRFYDIEQGEILLDNKNIKDYTLYSLREQIGFVSQNVHLFNDTIANNITYGCSNKFTREQIEQSARHAYAYDFIMKMENGFDTWVGENGVLLSGGQRQRIAIARALLRDNPILILDEATSALDTESERAIQQALEELQKNRTSIVIAHRLSTIEKADEILVIDDGHILEQGNHQQLLNKNGAYAKLYYSGMPIG